In the genome of Bordetella avium, the window GCAACTCGATTCAGAGCGGCAAGCCCGTGGTGAGCATGCTGGCCGATGCCGCGCCCGCCACGGCGGCGCTTGCCGCCGCCGCATTGCTGATCGCGCTGGTCGTCGGCGTGGGACTGGCGTTGGCGGCGGCTGGCGCGCGGGGCCGTCGGCTGGAGGATTTTTTGCAGTCCTTGCCGACCATCGGCGTGTGCCTGCCCACCTTTTGGGTCGGCCTCTTGTTGCTACAGGCTTTTTCCTTCAGCCTGCCTTGGTTTCCCGCCATGGGCAATGAGGGCTGGCAGTCCTTGGTGCTGCCGGCCATCACGCTGGCGATTCCGACCGCTGCCGCCTTGGCGCAGGTGTTGGCGCGCTCTCTGGCGCTGACCCGGCGGCAGCCTTTTGTCGAAGCGTTGCGCGCCAAGGGCGTATCGCGCCGCCGCCTGCTGCTCGGTCATGTGTTTCCCAACGCGGCGATTCCGGTCCTCACGATGGCGGGCGTGCTGATGGGCAATTTGTTGGCGGGCGCCGTGGTGACGGAAACCGTGTTCTCGCGCGATGGCATCGGCAGGCTCGCCCAGAGCGCCGTTGCCGTCAAGGACATTCCGGTGGTGCAAGGCGTGGTGATGTTCGCCGCCGCCGTTTTCGTCACGGTCAGTCTGGCGGTCGATCTGCTTTATCCCTTGCTGGACCCGCGCATCAGCCGCAGTCGTGGGAGGGCCTTGGCATGACGCTATTGACCATCACTACGCCGCTACGGCGGGTGCCGCTTTCGCTAGCCCTGAGTCTGGCAGTGATTGTGCTGGTCTTGGGCTGGGCCTTCTTCCCCGGCGTGTTCACCAGCGCTGACCCCTTGCGCGGCGTGCCGCAGCAGGCTTTGCAGCCGCCTTCTTTTGCGCATTGGTTCGGTACGGACCATCTGGGCCGGGACGTGTATTGCCCGTACGGTATACGGCACGGCGCTTTCCTTGCAAGCAACCGCGCTGGCGGTGTTGATCGCGCTTTTTTTGGGCGGCGGCCTGGGATTGATTGCGGGCTTTGCGGGAGGGCGTGTTGAGTCCGTGCTGATGCGCTGCGCCGATACCTTGATGGCGATTCCGACCCTGCTGCTGTCCATGGCTATTGTGACCGTGCTGGGTTTTGGCACGGTGCATATCGCGATTGCCGTGGGTTTTTCCTATGTGGCGACCTTTGCCCGCCTGATGCGCGGAGAGGTTTTACGCTGGCGCGGCGCGCTGTTTGTTGAGGCGGCAGTCGCCTCGGGCGTGGGTCTGGGCGGCGTGTTGCTGCGCCATATCGCGCCGCACGCGGCCGGTCCGGTGCTGTCGCTGGCTGCCCTGGAGTTCGGCGCGGCCGTGCTGGCGGTTTCGTCGCTGAGTTTTCTCGGTTTCGGCGCGCCGCCGCCGCAGCCGGAATGGGGCCTGTTGGTCGCCGAGGGCCGCAACTATATCGCCAGCGCCTGGTGGTACACCACGCTGCCGGGTCTCGTGGTCGCCGCGGTTGTGCTGGCGGCTAACCGTATTGCACGTTATGCGCAGGACCAGGGGGAGCAATGAGTGAAATACTGCGGGTTCAGGGTTTGGCGCTGTCCTATCAAGCGCCCACCGGAGTGTGGCGTCAGGTGGTTCATGAGCTGGATCTCATACTTCAGCCTGGCGAAATTGTGGCGCTGGTGGGGGAGTCCGGGTCAGGCAAATCCACGACTGCCGCTGCATTGGCGGGCCTGCTGCCTGCCAATGCCCGCATGACGGCGGGTGAGGTGGTGCTCAATGGTGAGGCCTTGGGGCAGGCGCATGAGGCGCGCTGGCAGGCGCTGCGCGGACGCCATATTGGTCTCGTGCCGCAAGATCCGGCGCAGTCGCTGGACCCGGTGCAAGGCATCGGTCGGCAGATCCGCGAGGCGCTGACGGTGCATGGGGTAGGCCGCGCGCAGGCCTTCTTGCGGGCGGCAGAAATCCTGCGCGAAGTGGGTTTGCCGGAGCGGGTGGCGGAGCGCTATCCGCATGAGTTGTCCGGCGGCCAGCGTCAGCGCGTGCTGATCGGCATGGCGTTGGCGCATCGGCCTGCCTTGTTGATTGCCGACGAACCGACCAGCGCCCTGGATGTGACTGTCCAGCGTCAGGTGCTGGATCAACTGGAGACCCTGTCACGCGCTCGGGGGGCCGCCGTACTGTTGATCACCCATGACCTGGGCGTTGCTTTCGACAGGGCCGACCGGGTGCTGGTGATGCAGCATGGCCGCATTGTTGAGGCCGGCACGTCGCGCCAACTGCGCCAGGCTCCGCAGCACCCCTACACGCGGGCCCTGCTGGCCGCCGCGCCGGGTTTGACCGAGGGCCCGACACGCGAACCGGCGCCCGCCCGTCATGCCATTCTGCGTCTACATGCGCTGTCCAAGCGCTTTGGCCGGGGAGCGCAGTCCTTTCAGGCCGTGGACGAGGTGTCCTTTCATGTGCCGCGTCACGGAACGACAGGGCTGGTGGGAGAGTCGGGTTCAGGCAAATCCACGACGGCGCGCATCGCGCTATGCCTGGAAGCGCCCAGCTCAGGCGAGGTCTGGTTTGATGGGACGAACGTGACGCATCTTGACCGCCGCGCGCTGCGCGATTTCCGCCGCCGTGTTCAGGTGATGTATCAGAACCCCTTTGTTTCATTGAATCCGCGCCTGACGCTGGCGCAGATTATCGCTGAGCCTTTGACGGCCTTCGGAATGGGCCTGCCTCGCACGCGGAGGGATCGCGCCGCAGAACTGTTGGCCGCCGTGGAGCTGGACCCCGCCATGCTGGATCGCAGGCCCGGGAGCTTGTCGGGCGGCCAACGCCAGCGCGTGGCCATCGCCCGCGCGCTGGCCATCGAACCCGAGCTTATCGTCCTGGATGAGCCGGTGTCCGC includes:
- a CDS encoding ABC transporter permease is translated as MSRAEPGDWQYLGRRLAQAALVLWAAYTVSFLILYILPSDPISIMLNQSDASVVDPAQVAALRAEYHLDDPLWKQYLLALSGALHLDLGNSIQSGKPVVSMLADAAPATAALAAAALLIALVVGVGLALAAAGARGRRLEDFLQSLPTIGVCLPTFWVGLLLLQAFSFSLPWFPAMGNEGWQSLVLPAITLAIPTAAALAQVLARSLALTRRQPFVEALRAKGVSRRRLLLGHVFPNAAIPVLTMAGVLMGNLLAGAVVTETVFSRDGIGRLAQSAVAVKDIPVVQGVVMFAAAVFVTVSLAVDLLYPLLDPRISRSRGRALA
- a CDS encoding dipeptide ABC transporter ATP-binding protein, with translation MSEILRVQGLALSYQAPTGVWRQVVHELDLILQPGEIVALVGESGSGKSTTAAALAGLLPANARMTAGEVVLNGEALGQAHEARWQALRGRHIGLVPQDPAQSLDPVQGIGRQIREALTVHGVGRAQAFLRAAEILREVGLPERVAERYPHELSGGQRQRVLIGMALAHRPALLIADEPTSALDVTVQRQVLDQLETLSRARGAAVLLITHDLGVAFDRADRVLVMQHGRIVEAGTSRQLRQAPQHPYTRALLAAAPGLTEGPTREPAPARHAILRLHALSKRFGRGAQSFQAVDEVSFHVPRHGTTGLVGESGSGKSTTARIALCLEAPSSGEVWFDGTNVTHLDRRALRDFRRRVQVMYQNPFVSLNPRLTLAQIIAEPLTAFGMGLPRTRRDRAAELLAAVELDPAMLDRRPGSLSGGQRQRVAIARALAIEPELIVLDEPVSALDVSVQARILTLLQRLQQERGMSYLFVSHDLSVIRQVSDHVVVLRQGRVVEQGPAQTLFSAPAHPYTRSLLADIPGRRHAFSSTFPMALAA
- a CDS encoding ABC transporter permease; this translates as MQATALAVLIALFLGGGLGLIAGFAGGRVESVLMRCADTLMAIPTLLLSMAIVTVLGFGTVHIAIAVGFSYVATFARLMRGEVLRWRGALFVEAAVASGVGLGGVLLRHIAPHAAGPVLSLAALEFGAAVLAVSSLSFLGFGAPPPQPEWGLLVAEGRNYIASAWWYTTLPGLVVAAVVLAANRIARYAQDQGEQ